The following proteins are co-located in the Pseudomonas sp. DY-1 genome:
- a CDS encoding class I SAM-dependent rRNA methyltransferase, with the protein MSSALIQALRAALDARQPLLAELHAQDTDCYRLFHGSQEGAPGLTVDRYGPQLMVQSFHQPLERGPLLDLAAAVNEFLGEKLLLVYNDRSQGNSRVDRHDPVYQAEPAALEDLVGREWGLNYRVRGRHAGQDPLLFLDLRNARGWVKDNSAGKSVLNLFAYTCGVGVCAAGGGASEVWNLDFAEGNLAVGRENGALNPSLAPMRFVQSDYFPAIRQLAGQPIARRHGQKLPSYPRLEQRQFDLVFLDPPAWAKSAFGTVDLLRDYQSLLKPALLATEDGGVLVCNNNLAKVDMEDWRELVLRCASKLGRPVRDCQQLAPAADFPSRDARPPLKTLILQL; encoded by the coding sequence ATGTCCTCCGCTCTCATCCAGGCGCTGCGCGCCGCCCTCGATGCCCGCCAGCCGCTGCTGGCCGAGCTCCATGCCCAGGACACCGATTGCTACCGGCTGTTCCATGGCAGCCAGGAAGGCGCACCGGGCCTGACCGTCGACCGCTACGGCCCCCAGCTGATGGTGCAGAGCTTTCACCAGCCACTGGAGCGCGGCCCGTTGCTGGATCTGGCTGCTGCGGTAAACGAGTTTCTCGGCGAGAAGCTGCTGCTGGTCTACAACGACCGCTCCCAGGGCAATTCACGCGTTGATCGCCACGACCCGGTTTATCAGGCTGAACCGGCTGCCCTGGAAGACCTCGTGGGTCGCGAGTGGGGCCTGAACTACCGGGTACGCGGCCGCCATGCGGGGCAGGACCCGCTACTCTTCCTCGACCTGCGCAACGCCCGTGGCTGGGTCAAGGACAACAGTGCCGGCAAGTCCGTGCTCAACCTTTTCGCCTACACCTGCGGAGTTGGCGTTTGCGCTGCCGGCGGCGGCGCAAGCGAGGTGTGGAACCTGGACTTCGCCGAGGGCAATCTCGCGGTCGGCCGTGAAAACGGAGCCCTGAACCCGAGCCTGGCCCCCATGCGCTTTGTGCAATCGGACTACTTCCCGGCGATCCGCCAACTGGCCGGGCAGCCCATCGCCCGCCGCCACGGCCAGAAACTGCCCAGTTACCCGCGCCTGGAGCAGCGCCAGTTCGACCTGGTATTCCTCGACCCGCCCGCCTGGGCCAAGAGCGCCTTCGGAACCGTGGACTTGCTGCGCGACTATCAGAGCCTGCTCAAGCCGGCCCTGCTGGCCACCGAGGATGGCGGCGTGCTGGTGTGCAACAACAACCTGGCAAAAGTGGATATGGAGGACTGGCGCGAACTGGTGCTGCGTTGCGCGAGCAAACTGGGCCGCCCAGTCCGCGACTGCCAGCAATTGGCACCCGCCGCCGACTTCCCCTCCCGAGATGCGCGCCCACCGCTCAAGACCTTGATCCTGCAGCTCTAA
- a CDS encoding acetyl-CoA C-acetyltransferase — MQDVVIVAATRTAIGSFQGSLANIPAPELGAAVIRQLLAQSGLKGEQVDEVILGQVLTAGSGQNPARQAAILTGLPHAVPAMTLNKVCGSGLKALHLAAQAIRCGDAEVIIAGGQENMSLAPYVMPGARTGLRMGHAKLVDTMIQDGLWDAFNDYHMGITAENLVEKYGLNREQQDSFAAASQQKAAAAIESGRFKDEITPILIPQKKGDPVAFSTDEQPRAGTTAEALAKLKPAFKKDGSVTAGNASTLNDGAAAVLLMSAEKAKALGLPVLARIAAYANAGVDPAIMGIGPVSATRRCLEKAGWNLTDLDLIEANEAFAAQSLSVGKELGWDTTKVNVNGGAIALGHPIGASGCRVLVTLLHEMLKRDAKKGLATLCIGGGQGVALAIER, encoded by the coding sequence ATGCAAGACGTCGTAATCGTTGCCGCCACCCGCACCGCCATCGGCAGCTTCCAGGGCTCCCTGGCGAACATTCCTGCGCCCGAGCTGGGAGCCGCCGTGATTCGCCAGTTGCTGGCGCAAAGCGGCCTCAAGGGCGAGCAGGTCGATGAAGTGATCCTGGGCCAGGTGCTCACCGCCGGGTCCGGCCAAAATCCGGCACGCCAGGCTGCTATCCTCACCGGCCTGCCCCATGCGGTTCCAGCCATGACCCTGAACAAGGTCTGCGGCTCCGGCCTAAAGGCGCTGCACCTGGCAGCCCAGGCCATCCGCTGTGGCGACGCCGAGGTGATCATCGCTGGCGGCCAGGAAAACATGAGCCTGGCGCCCTACGTCATGCCAGGTGCCCGTACCGGCCTGCGCATGGGTCACGCCAAACTGGTGGACACCATGATCCAGGATGGCCTTTGGGATGCCTTCAACGACTACCACATGGGCATTACCGCCGAGAATCTGGTGGAGAAGTACGGCCTGAACCGCGAACAGCAGGACAGCTTTGCCGCCGCCTCCCAGCAGAAGGCCGCGGCCGCTATCGAGTCCGGGCGCTTCAAAGATGAGATCACCCCCATTCTGATCCCGCAGAAGAAAGGCGATCCGGTTGCCTTCTCCACCGACGAGCAGCCACGCGCCGGCACCACTGCCGAAGCCCTGGCCAAACTCAAGCCTGCGTTCAAGAAAGACGGCAGCGTCACCGCCGGCAACGCGTCGACCCTCAACGACGGTGCCGCCGCCGTACTGCTGATGAGTGCGGAAAAGGCCAAGGCCCTGGGCCTGCCGGTGCTGGCCCGCATCGCGGCCTATGCCAATGCTGGTGTCGACCCGGCGATCATGGGCATCGGCCCGGTATCTGCCACCCGCCGTTGCCTGGAAAAGGCGGGCTGGAACCTGACCGACCTGGACCTGATCGAGGCCAATGAAGCCTTCGCCGCACAGTCCCTTTCGGTTGGCAAGGAGCTGGGCTGGGACACCACAAAGGTCAACGTCAATGGCGGCGCCATCGCCCTCGGCCATCCCATCGGTGCCTCCGGCTGCCGCGTACTCGTGACCCTGCTGCACGAAATGCTCAAGCGCGATGCGAAGAAAGGCCTGGCGACCCTCTGCATCGGCGGCGGCCAAGGCGTGGCCCTGGCCATCGAGCGCTGA
- a CDS encoding DUF2845 domain-containing protein, translating into MRTLPLAVLTLVLAAPAGAETMRCGSKLISLGDRTFEVLQKCGEPVHRDLVGYTLGSYDRREFNVEEWVYGPNNGMLSILTFEGNRLVRIETRRSR; encoded by the coding sequence ATGCGTACGCTGCCGCTCGCCGTGCTGACACTCGTCCTGGCCGCCCCGGCCGGGGCCGAGACCATGCGCTGCGGCAGCAAGCTGATCAGCCTCGGCGACCGCACCTTCGAGGTCCTGCAGAAATGCGGCGAGCCGGTACACCGTGACCTTGTCGGCTACACCCTCGGCTCCTACGACCGGCGCGAGTTCAACGTCGAGGAATGGGTCTACGGCCCCAACAACGGCATGCTCAGCATCCTCACTTTCGAAGGCAACCGCCTGGTACGTATCGAAACCCGGCGCAGCCGCTGA
- a CDS encoding rhomboid family intramembrane serine protease: MIILPADQPLDWRRPPVITLLLILLNTLIYIVYQGGDQARVEEAQQLYLDGGLLNRERALFIDHLVEREKFDADQRRGIDAMRRQDLATIILRDLEFEDWLHRLPAYQADPAWQQLRQKAEAARDRISAQRFGFIPNKFSVQGLFGAMFLHGSFDHLLGNMIFLFICGFALEAALGRWVYLGLYLASGLASHLLWWAMDPVWVAGIGASGAVSGLMGMTIGVYGLRKIRFFYWLGPLIGYFKAPALWIFPAWLGKELYGVLLADDHVNYYAHLGGLAFGFLSTWLLHKVGFLKVDEAYLNKEDPDAPFKRELTALDQLIGRFALDQAAPRGLELLQRYPGRLALLERLYPVAKGRQDKPLLTAVLKQLFSLPEQTAALPLLQKLADDVADPQQRMLQHPAVLLHLLQRLIKAGDCTRALAPWRRLCEASPVPPQLPGLTLQLAKQLGQRQDLRGVGELGQYLRRAFPEAEQTRQLALYQQHLAR, translated from the coding sequence ATGATCATCCTTCCTGCTGATCAACCCCTGGACTGGCGCCGACCGCCCGTCATCACCTTGCTGCTGATCCTGCTCAATACCCTGATCTACATCGTCTACCAGGGCGGCGACCAGGCACGCGTCGAAGAAGCGCAGCAGCTCTACCTGGACGGTGGCCTGCTCAACCGCGAGCGCGCCCTGTTCATCGACCATTTGGTGGAGCGCGAGAAGTTCGACGCTGACCAGCGCCGTGGCATCGATGCCATGCGTCGGCAGGACCTGGCGACAATCATCCTCCGCGATCTGGAGTTCGAGGACTGGCTGCACCGACTCCCTGCCTACCAGGCCGATCCCGCCTGGCAGCAGTTACGACAGAAAGCCGAAGCGGCACGGGACCGCATTAGCGCACAGCGATTCGGCTTCATCCCCAACAAGTTCAGTGTCCAGGGGCTGTTCGGCGCCATGTTCCTGCATGGCAGCTTCGATCACCTGCTGGGCAACATGATCTTCCTCTTCATCTGCGGATTCGCCCTGGAAGCGGCGCTGGGGCGCTGGGTCTACCTTGGCCTCTACCTGGCGAGCGGCCTCGCGTCGCATCTGCTCTGGTGGGCCATGGACCCGGTCTGGGTAGCGGGTATCGGTGCCTCGGGGGCGGTCTCGGGGTTGATGGGCATGACCATTGGTGTCTATGGCCTGCGCAAGATCCGTTTCTTCTACTGGCTGGGTCCCCTCATCGGCTACTTCAAGGCGCCAGCCCTGTGGATATTTCCCGCATGGCTCGGCAAAGAGCTGTACGGCGTGCTGTTGGCCGATGACCACGTCAATTACTACGCGCACCTCGGCGGACTGGCCTTCGGCTTCCTCTCGACCTGGCTGTTGCACAAGGTGGGCTTCCTCAAGGTTGATGAGGCCTACCTGAACAAGGAAGACCCGGACGCACCCTTCAAGCGAGAACTGACTGCCCTTGACCAGTTGATCGGTCGTTTCGCCCTTGACCAGGCAGCGCCGCGCGGCCTCGAGCTGCTGCAGCGCTACCCCGGCCGACTGGCGCTCCTGGAGCGCCTCTACCCCGTGGCCAAGGGGCGCCAGGACAAGCCGTTACTGACCGCTGTGCTGAAGCAGCTTTTCAGCCTGCCCGAACAGACGGCTGCCCTGCCACTGCTGCAGAAGCTGGCCGATGACGTGGCCGACCCGCAGCAACGCATGCTGCAGCACCCCGCTGTCTTGCTGCACCTGCTGCAGCGCCTGATCAAGGCCGGGGACTGCACCCGCGCCCTGGCGCCGTGGCGTCGACTGTGCGAGGCGAGCCCAGTGCCGCCGCAGCTTCCCGGCCTGACACTGCAACTGGCCAAGCAACTGGGCCAGCGCCAGGATCTACGCGGAGTTGGTGAGCTGGGACAGTACCTGCGCCGCGCCTTCCCCGAGGCGGAACAGACCCGCCAACTGGCGCTGTATCAGCAGCACCTGGCGCGCTGA
- a CDS encoding DUF748 domain-containing protein — MYKGLKRAVCALLIVVALYSLLGFLIIPGIALRVANQQLAQYATVPARLERIQLNPFSLELTLWGLHIGEDKAEQIGFERLYANLELDSLWSGALHLADVELDKSTTEVLFAKDGKLNLAQLFKLPPSEPKPEEPAGDPFPLRIDRIKLTEGGLHFEDLRPSEPIEFVYDSLNLELRNLSTLPDDSSEMSLVATGPYGGRIDWEGQISLVPFSSSGTLKLTEGKLKGVWPYVRDAVPLVLEKGVISLSTEYKLNLAKGTQLNLDKIWIKVAPFAIKAPDNRPLVNLETLEVSDSSLDLVKQEVVIGKIHSQNLETWAARESDGQLDWQKLFASEAKPAAKADEKAASESADTKAEPSKPWLVLLRETQLRGYKVHLADRVPKEPVQLELGPLNLDLKDFDSRGESPFNLSLDTGLGKQGKLQAVGQVQLKPTTAKLQVQTRDIDLRVAQAYLSPFVRLEVRSGMLDSDLNVDLKGTEPLALGITGRALVNQMHTLDTIKERDFVKWQQLLVEGLNYQHGDSLNIDKVSLSQPYARFIINEDLTTNASELVIKQSAEAGAPTTAPAKQKPAAKPLGIRIGGIEIKDGSANFADFSLTPNFATAIQQLNGEIGTLDNRNPKAAKVAINGKVDRYAPVTIKGSLNPFDPLDSLDIATSFKRVELTTLTPYSGKFAGYRIRKGRLNLDLHYQIEKGQLKADNHLVLEQLQLGEQVSSPDAVDLPVRLAVALLKDTEGKIDIKLPVAGNLNDPQFSVAPIVWQTLRNLVLRAVQAPFNFVAGLVGGSSEDLGQVPFPAGSSELDTDAQKALDTLAEALKKRPALRLEVEGASAKAADGPLLAQQRLEREYQSTYYKIAQRRGDKVPAEASQIEVPDDEKAPMLEGIYRTRLKQQPPAEWTELDSEQRTVKLRDAVLASWAQSDLLLRQLGQARAATIKDYLVDRGGLADDRIFLLDISLVDPNQAGEVITPLHLDSE, encoded by the coding sequence ATGTACAAAGGATTGAAACGGGCCGTTTGCGCCCTGCTGATCGTCGTAGCCCTCTACAGCCTGCTTGGCTTTCTGATCATCCCGGGGATCGCCCTGCGGGTGGCCAACCAGCAACTGGCCCAGTACGCCACGGTTCCCGCACGGCTGGAGCGCATCCAGCTCAACCCCTTCAGCCTTGAACTGACGCTATGGGGGCTGCACATCGGCGAAGACAAGGCCGAGCAAATAGGCTTCGAACGGCTCTATGCCAACCTGGAACTGGACAGCCTGTGGTCTGGTGCCCTGCACCTGGCGGACGTGGAGCTCGACAAGTCGACCACCGAGGTGCTGTTCGCCAAGGACGGGAAGCTCAACCTGGCCCAGCTGTTCAAGCTGCCGCCCAGTGAGCCCAAGCCGGAAGAGCCCGCCGGCGATCCTTTCCCGCTGCGCATCGACCGCATCAAGCTGACCGAGGGCGGCCTGCATTTCGAGGACCTCCGCCCGAGCGAACCCATCGAGTTCGTCTATGACTCGCTGAATCTGGAACTGCGCAATCTCAGCACCCTGCCCGATGACAGTTCGGAGATGTCCCTGGTCGCCACCGGTCCATACGGTGGGCGGATCGACTGGGAAGGCCAGATCAGCCTGGTGCCTTTCAGTTCCAGCGGCACGCTCAAGCTCACAGAAGGCAAACTCAAGGGCGTCTGGCCCTATGTCCGCGACGCGGTACCGCTGGTGCTGGAGAAAGGCGTGATCAGCCTGTCCACCGAGTACAAGCTGAATCTGGCCAAAGGCACCCAGCTCAACCTGGACAAGATCTGGATCAAAGTGGCGCCCTTCGCCATCAAAGCGCCCGATAACCGCCCCCTGGTCAACCTGGAGACGCTGGAGGTCAGCGACAGCTCCCTCGACCTGGTCAAGCAGGAAGTGGTGATTGGCAAGATCCACAGCCAGAACCTGGAGACCTGGGCAGCACGTGAGTCCGATGGCCAACTCGACTGGCAGAAACTGTTTGCCAGCGAGGCCAAACCGGCAGCCAAGGCTGACGAGAAAGCCGCCAGCGAGTCTGCCGACACCAAAGCTGAACCGAGCAAGCCCTGGCTGGTTCTGCTACGCGAAACCCAGCTGCGCGGCTACAAGGTGCACCTGGCCGACCGAGTGCCCAAGGAGCCTGTGCAACTGGAGCTGGGCCCCCTGAACCTGGATCTCAAGGACTTCGACAGCCGGGGCGAATCGCCTTTCAACCTGAGCCTCGACACCGGCCTCGGCAAACAGGGCAAGTTGCAGGCGGTGGGCCAGGTCCAGCTCAAGCCAACCACCGCCAAACTGCAGGTGCAGACTCGGGACATCGACCTGCGTGTGGCCCAGGCCTACCTCAGTCCATTCGTGCGCCTGGAAGTGCGCAGCGGCATGCTCGATAGCGACCTCAATGTCGACCTCAAGGGCACTGAGCCACTGGCCCTTGGCATAACCGGCCGCGCCCTGGTGAACCAGATGCACACCCTGGACACGATCAAGGAGCGCGACTTCGTCAAATGGCAGCAATTGCTGGTGGAAGGTCTGAATTACCAACACGGCGACAGCCTGAATATCGACAAGGTGAGCCTGAGCCAGCCCTACGCGCGCTTCATCATCAACGAAGACCTCACCACCAACGCCAGTGAGCTGGTGATCAAGCAGTCCGCAGAAGCCGGCGCCCCAACCACCGCCCCTGCCAAACAGAAACCCGCTGCCAAGCCCCTGGGCATCCGCATTGGCGGCATCGAGATAAAGGACGGCTCGGCCAACTTCGCCGACTTCAGCCTGACGCCGAACTTCGCCACCGCCATCCAACAGCTGAACGGCGAAATCGGCACTCTCGACAACCGCAACCCCAAGGCGGCCAAGGTCGCGATCAACGGCAAGGTGGATCGTTACGCACCAGTCACCATCAAGGGCAGTCTGAACCCCTTCGATCCGCTAGACAGCCTGGATATCGCCACCAGTTTCAAGCGCGTCGAGCTGACCACCCTGACGCCCTACTCTGGCAAATTCGCTGGCTATCGCATCCGCAAGGGTCGACTGAACCTGGACCTGCACTACCAGATCGAGAAGGGTCAGTTGAAAGCCGACAACCATCTCGTCCTGGAGCAGTTGCAGCTCGGTGAACAGGTCTCAAGTCCCGACGCCGTGGACTTGCCGGTGCGACTGGCAGTCGCACTGCTGAAGGACACCGAAGGCAAGATCGACATCAAGCTGCCCGTGGCCGGAAATCTCAACGACCCGCAATTCAGCGTTGCCCCCATCGTCTGGCAGACCCTGCGCAATCTAGTGCTGCGAGCCGTGCAGGCGCCCTTCAACTTCGTCGCCGGCCTGGTAGGTGGCAGCAGCGAAGATCTCGGCCAGGTTCCCTTCCCGGCCGGTAGCAGCGAGCTCGACACTGATGCGCAGAAGGCCCTGGACACCCTGGCCGAGGCACTCAAGAAGCGCCCGGCACTGCGCTTGGAGGTGGAAGGCGCTAGCGCCAAGGCCGCCGACGGTCCGCTCCTGGCCCAACAACGCCTGGAACGGGAATATCAGAGCACCTACTACAAGATCGCCCAGCGCCGAGGCGACAAAGTGCCAGCCGAGGCCAGCCAGATCGAGGTTCCGGACGACGAGAAAGCGCCTATGCTGGAAGGCATCTACCGCACCCGCCTGAAACAGCAGCCACCTGCCGAGTGGACGGAGCTGGACAGCGAGCAGCGCACGGTCAAGCTGCGCGACGCGGTGCTGGCGTCCTGGGCGCAGAGCGACCTGCTGCTGCGCCAGCTGGGTCAGGCCCGCGCCGCCACCATCAAGGACTATCTGGTGGACCGTGGCGGTCTCGCCGATGATCGCATCTTCCTGCTCGACATCAGCCTGGTGGACCCAAACCAGGCCGGTGAAGTGATCACCCCGCTGCATCTGGACAGCGAGTAG
- a CDS encoding oxygenase MpaB family protein: MEFIRRRIESQIIGLTGLALGQLDFENPKGDPGLFGPDSVTWKVHGDFTSMMIGGISALLLQMLHPLALSGVWDHSNFRADMLGRLRRTGQFISGTTYGTRKDADWLIDKVRTIHMQVVGTAPDGRSYAASDPALLTWVHVAEVSCFLKAHLRYLNPQLSGEEQDRYYAEIALVAERLGAQGVPKSRQQVADYLEAMRPQLACDDRSREVVRVLLGAPSPSAVAKPFGVLMMQAGIDLMPDWASAMLGLYQRPWQRRVVRDLVWRVAPLLRWAMRNGAVHRARRRMGLPPR; this comes from the coding sequence ATGGAATTCATTCGCCGCCGCATCGAAAGCCAGATCATCGGCCTCACCGGTCTAGCCCTCGGCCAGCTCGATTTCGAAAACCCCAAGGGTGATCCAGGCCTCTTCGGCCCAGACTCTGTGACCTGGAAGGTTCACGGCGATTTCACCTCGATGATGATCGGCGGCATCAGCGCCTTGCTCTTGCAGATGCTGCATCCCCTGGCGCTTTCCGGCGTATGGGACCACTCCAATTTCCGCGCGGACATGCTCGGCCGCCTGCGCCGCACCGGCCAGTTCATCTCCGGTACCACCTATGGCACCCGCAAGGACGCCGACTGGCTGATCGACAAGGTCCGCACCATCCATATGCAGGTGGTCGGCACCGCTCCGGACGGCCGCTCCTATGCCGCCAGCGACCCGGCTTTGCTGACCTGGGTGCACGTGGCCGAAGTGAGCTGCTTCCTCAAGGCTCACCTGCGCTACCTGAACCCTCAGCTTTCCGGTGAAGAACAGGACCGCTACTACGCTGAGATCGCCCTGGTGGCTGAACGACTCGGTGCGCAGGGCGTACCGAAGTCCCGCCAGCAAGTGGCGGACTATCTGGAGGCAATGCGCCCGCAGCTTGCCTGCGATGACCGCAGCCGGGAAGTAGTGCGAGTTCTCCTCGGCGCCCCGTCACCCAGCGCGGTGGCCAAACCCTTTGGTGTGCTGATGATGCAGGCCGGCATCGACCTGATGCCGGACTGGGCCAGCGCCATGCTCGGCCTCTACCAGCGCCCCTGGCAGCGCCGCGTGGTGCGTGATCTGGTCTGGCGGGTAGCACCGCTGCTGCGCTGGGCCATGCGCAATGGCGCTGTCCATCGTGCGCGCCGCCGTATGGGGCTGCCCCCCCGTTGA
- the acs gene encoding acetate--CoA ligase codes for MYEISLHPVPDAVRKHALVDNDAYLRLYQQSVEQPELFWSEQATSFLTWFKPWDQLHHSDLAKGEAEWFKGGKLNVAYNCIDRHLEQRGEQVAIIWEGDNPSESAQITYRKLHSHVARLANVLKSRGVKKGDRVCIYMPMIPEAAYAMLACARIGAVHSVVFGGFSPDALRDRILDADCRTVITADEGVRGGKYVPLKQNVDKALKDCPNVSSVLVVQRTEGKIDWQDGRDLWYHEALRGASEDCPPEWMDAEDPLFILYTSGSTGKPKGVLHTTGGYLLGAAMTHKYVFDYHEGEIYWCTADVGWVTGHSYIVYGPLANAATTLMFEGVPNYPDASRFWQVIDKHQVNIFYTAPTAIRALMREGEEPVKKTSRSSLRLLGSVGEPINPEAWEWYYNVVGDCRCPIVDTWWQTETGSILITPLPGATALKPGSATRPFFGVQPVLLDDKGKEIDGAGSGVLAIKASWPSQIRSVYGDHKRMIDTYFAAYPGYYFTGDGARRDEDGYYWITGRVDDVINVSGHRIGTAEVESALVLHDAVAEAAVVGYPHDLKGQGIYAFVTPMKGLEPTEELKKELLALVSKEIGSFAKPELIQWAPGLPKTRSGKIMRRILRKIACNELDNLGDTSTLADPSVVQNLIDKRLNQ; via the coding sequence ATGTACGAGATCAGCCTTCACCCCGTGCCGGACGCCGTGCGCAAGCACGCCCTCGTCGACAACGATGCCTACCTGCGCCTGTACCAGCAGTCCGTGGAGCAGCCCGAGCTGTTCTGGAGCGAGCAGGCCACCAGCTTCCTCACCTGGTTCAAGCCCTGGGACCAGTTGCATCACAGCGACCTTGCGAAAGGCGAGGCCGAGTGGTTCAAGGGCGGCAAGCTGAACGTCGCCTACAACTGCATCGATCGCCACCTGGAGCAGCGAGGCGAGCAGGTTGCCATCATCTGGGAAGGTGACAATCCCAGCGAATCCGCGCAGATCACCTACCGCAAGCTGCACAGCCATGTGGCCCGCCTGGCCAATGTGCTGAAGAGTCGTGGCGTGAAGAAAGGCGACCGGGTCTGCATCTACATGCCGATGATTCCCGAGGCGGCCTACGCCATGCTCGCCTGTGCGCGCATTGGCGCCGTGCACTCGGTGGTGTTCGGCGGCTTTTCCCCGGATGCCCTGCGTGACCGCATCCTTGATGCCGACTGCCGCACAGTGATCACCGCCGACGAAGGTGTTCGCGGCGGCAAATACGTCCCGCTGAAACAGAACGTCGACAAGGCCCTGAAAGACTGCCCGAACGTATCCTCGGTGCTGGTGGTCCAGCGCACCGAAGGCAAGATCGACTGGCAGGACGGGCGCGACCTCTGGTACCACGAGGCCCTGCGCGGCGCCAGCGAGGATTGCCCGCCGGAATGGATGGATGCCGAAGACCCGCTGTTCATCCTCTACACGTCCGGTTCCACCGGAAAACCCAAGGGCGTGCTGCATACCACCGGCGGCTACCTGCTGGGCGCAGCGATGACCCACAAGTACGTGTTCGACTATCACGAAGGCGAGATCTACTGGTGCACCGCGGACGTGGGCTGGGTCACCGGCCACAGCTACATCGTCTATGGCCCGCTGGCTAACGCCGCTACCACCCTGATGTTCGAGGGCGTGCCCAACTACCCCGACGCCTCGCGCTTCTGGCAAGTGATCGACAAGCACCAGGTGAATATCTTCTACACCGCTCCCACCGCCATCCGCGCCCTGATGCGCGAAGGCGAGGAACCGGTGAAGAAGACCTCCCGGTCCAGCCTGCGCCTGCTTGGCAGCGTCGGCGAACCGATCAACCCGGAAGCCTGGGAGTGGTATTACAACGTAGTGGGCGACTGCCGCTGCCCCATCGTCGACACCTGGTGGCAGACCGAAACCGGCAGCATCCTCATTACCCCGCTGCCCGGCGCCACTGCCCTGAAGCCCGGCTCGGCCACTCGCCCCTTCTTCGGCGTGCAGCCGGTGCTGCTGGATGATAAAGGCAAGGAAATCGACGGCGCCGGCTCGGGCGTACTGGCGATCAAGGCCAGCTGGCCGAGCCAGATCCGTAGTGTCTACGGCGACCACAAGCGAATGATCGACACCTACTTTGCAGCCTATCCCGGCTACTACTTCACCGGTGACGGCGCCCGGCGCGATGAGGACGGCTACTACTGGATCACTGGCCGCGTCGACGACGTCATCAACGTTTCCGGCCACCGCATCGGCACCGCCGAAGTGGAAAGCGCCCTGGTGCTGCATGACGCCGTGGCAGAGGCCGCCGTAGTGGGTTACCCGCACGACCTCAAAGGACAGGGCATCTACGCCTTCGTTACGCCAATGAAGGGCCTGGAACCGACCGAGGAACTGAAGAAAGAACTACTGGCCCTGGTCAGCAAGGAAATCGGCAGCTTCGCCAAGCCCGAACTGATCCAGTGGGCGCCGGGCCTGCCCAAGACCCGCTCGGGCAAGATCATGCGCCGCATTTTGCGCAAAATTGCCTGCAACGAGCTGGATAACCTCGGCGATACCTCCACCCTGGCCGACCCGTCGGTGGTGCAGAACCTGATCGACAAACGCCTCAACCAGTAA
- a CDS encoding DUF2845 domain-containing protein: MKLRVLFLASLLLALGNAQASSTLRCNSNLISLDDTTSEVLDKCGEPISRADLGFKEVIDEYYRRNEVRVEEWVYGPRNGMYQFLRFEGNRLRNIDSKRGN, from the coding sequence GTGAAGCTCCGTGTCCTTTTCCTTGCTTCGCTGCTATTGGCTCTGGGCAACGCCCAGGCCTCCTCCACTTTGCGCTGCAACAGCAACCTCATCAGCCTCGACGACACTACCAGCGAGGTCCTCGATAAGTGCGGCGAGCCGATCAGCCGTGCCGACCTGGGCTTCAAGGAAGTGATCGACGAGTATTACCGGCGCAACGAAGTCCGGGTCGAGGAATGGGTGTACGGACCACGCAATGGCATGTACCAGTTCCTTCGTTTCGAAGGCAATCGGCTGCGCAATATCGACAGCAAGCGGGGCAACTGA
- a CDS encoding DUF2845 domain-containing protein — MKALTCAVAALPLLVFDATANTFRCESKLVSVGDRSVEVQRKCGEPASRSFIGYSVTTGGRQEMQVEEWVYGPSNGMYHYLKFLGGRLDEIDSKRN, encoded by the coding sequence ATGAAAGCCCTCACCTGCGCCGTCGCAGCCCTCCCTCTGCTTGTCTTCGACGCCACGGCCAACACCTTCCGCTGCGAAAGCAAACTCGTCAGCGTTGGCGATCGCAGTGTCGAGGTTCAGCGCAAGTGCGGCGAACCGGCCTCGCGCAGTTTCATCGGGTATTCGGTAACCACCGGCGGGCGCCAGGAGATGCAAGTGGAAGAATGGGTCTACGGCCCCAGCAACGGTATGTATCACTACCTGAAATTCCTCGGCGGGCGCCTCGACGAAATCGACAGCAAGCGCAACTGA